The nucleotide window AGGAGCCTCAAGAGGGGTCTCACGCCAGAGCAAAAGAAACTTCTCAGAAAGATAAGGCTCGCGAAGAAGGGCAAGTACAACAAGCCAATCAGGACTCATTGCAGGGATATGATAGTGCTTCCCGAAATGGTCGGTCTCACCATCTACGTCCACAACGGCAAGGACTTCGTTCCCGTTGAGATAAAGCCCGAGATGATAGGCCACTATCTCGGCGAGTTTGCCCTCACGAGGAAGCCCGTCAAGCACGGAGCACCCGGTATCGGTGCTACCAGGAGTTCGATGTTCGTCGCCGTGAAGTGAGGTGGTCCCAATGGGGAAGCGCTTTGGCTACTCTTTCCAAAATTTTGACCCAGAGAGAATGGCAAGGGCTAGCGGGAGAGACCTTAGGATATCGCCCAAGTTCGCCGTTGAGGTCTGCAGGGAGATAAGGGGTATGATGCTCAACGACGCCATTCGATACCTCGATGAAGTTATAGCCCTCAAAAGGCCAGTTCCCCTCAGGCGCTACAACGACAGCCAAGGCCACAAGCCGGGTAAAGGCTTTGGTCCTGGTCGCTATCCCGTAAAGGTCGCTAAGGCCATAAAGAAGGTCCTCCTCAACGCTAAGAACAACGCCGAGCAGAAGGGCCTCGACCCCGACAGGCTCAGAATAATCCACATAGCCGCCCACAAGGGTCCCGTCCTCAGGGGCTGGTACCCGAGGGCCTTCGGTAGAGCTACCCCCTTCAACGAGCAAACCACCCACATAGAGGTCGTTGTCGAGGAGGTTAGGAGGTGAGCCCATGGCAATTGAGAGGTATTTCATTCGCGAGGCCGTTAGAGAGATGCTCATTGACGAGTACCTCGAAAAGGAGCTCAGGAGGGCGGGCTACGGCGGTCTCGACATCAAGAAGACTCCCCTTGGGACAAAGGTCATAATCTTCGCCGCCAACCCCGGTTACGTCATCGGAAGGGGTGGCCGTAGGATTAGGGAGCTCACTAGGGTTCTCGAGAGGCAGTTCGGTCTCGAGAACCCGCAAATTGAGGTAGAGGAGATAAAGAATCCTTACCTCAACGCCAAGGTTCAGGCGGTAAGGCTTGCCCAGGCCCTCGAAAGGGGAATCCACTTCAGAAGGGCAGCCTATGCTGCCATGAGGGCCATAATGAACAACGGAGCAAGAGGTGTCGAGATAAGGCTCAGCGGAAAGCTAACCGGAGAGAGAGCCAAGAGCGTCCGCTTCTACCAGGGCTACCTTGCCAAGGTCGGGAACCCTGCCGAGACCCTCGTCAGCAAGGGTTACGCTCAGGCGCTCCTTAAGCTTGGCGTCATCGGCGTCAAGGTTGCCATAATGCCACCTGAGGCAAGGCTTCCTGATGAGATAGAGATAATCGAGAAGCCCGTTGAGGAAGAGGTGAGCACCAATGAAGCCGAGTGAGATTAGGGAGATGAGCATTGAGGAAATAGATCAGAAGATTAGGGAGCTCCGCCTCCAGCTCGCCAAGGAGAGGGGAATGCTCACCATGGGGACCTCCCTTGAGAACCCTATGGTGATTAGGAATCTAAGAAGGGATATAGCTCGCCTCCTAACCATAAAGAGGGAGAAGCTTAGGGAAAGGGCCAAAAAGTGAAGGTGGTGTTTGGTGCCGAGGATTGTAAACCCCCTTGACGAGATGCTCTTTAAGGAGGTCCTGAAGGAGCAGCAGAGGATAAGGGTGTACGTGGAAAGGGCCCGCTACGGTAAGCTCAAGACCATAATAGAGGGCATAGATGAGAAAGAGTTTGACCTAGAGGAGATAGCCAAGAAGCTGAAGGCGAAGCTAGCATGCGGCGGAACAGCAAAGAAAGGAAGAATAGAGCTTCAGGGAGACCACAGAGACAAGGTCAAGAAGTTGCTGGCAGAACTTGGATTTTCCGAGGAGCTCATAGAGGTCGAGTGACGCGGAGAAACATAATCTGGCACGAACTCATAGGCCTCAAGGCTAGGATAGTCAAGGCTACGCATCCGGGCTATCTCGGGATAGAGGGGTATGTGATTGACGAGACCCGGAACACGCTCGTGATAGCCGGGAAGAAGATTTGGGTGGTCCCTAAGGACGTCGTCGAGATTGAGTTCGAGCTTGAGGACGGGGCAAAAATTAAAATACCCGGTCGGGAACTGGTTGGCAGGCCCGAGATGAGACTGAAAAAGAGGTGGAGAAGATGAGAGACATAGGGTTGAGGGTTCAGCCTCCTGCTGAGAAGTGTGATGATCCCAAGTGCCCATGGCACGGGCACCTCAAGGTACATGGCAGGGTCTTCGAAGGTATAGTGGTCAGCGACAAGCCTAGGAAGACCGTCACGGTGGAAAGGCAGTACTACCACTACCTCAAGAAGTACGAGAGGTATGAGCTCAGGAGGAGCAAGATTCATGCCCACAATCCGCCTTGCATAAACGCTAAGGTTGGTGACCGCGTCCTCATTGCAGAGACTAGGCCTCTTAGCAAGACCAAGCACTTCGTCGTCGTGGCAATCCTCGAGAAGGCCGAGGAGAGGGCGGGGAGGTGAGGTAGATGGCGAAGAAGGGTGCGGGTGCCACGAGAGGTGTGAGCCCCGTTAGACCAACGAGGGCCATACCCGTGGGGGCTTATTTGACGGTGGCTGACAACAGCGGTGCTAAGGTCATCCAGGTTATTGGTGTTGTCGAGTACCACGGCACGAGGAGGAGGCTCGCGAGCGCGGGCGTTGGGGATATGGTGGTCGCGACGGTTAAGAAGGGCAGGCCTGACATGAGGCACCAGGTCGTTAGGGCCGTCATAATAAGGCAGCGGAAGGAGTACAGGAGACTCGATGGGATGAGAGTTAAATTCGAGGATAACGCAGCTGTGATAGTCACGCCAGAGGGCGTTCCTAGGGGAACTGAAATTAGAGGCCCCGTCGCGAGGGAGGCCGCTGAGAAGTGGGTTAGGATTGGGAGCATAGCGAGCATAGTGATATGAGGTGATAAGGATGAGGCTCAACTCCAAGCAACCAAGGAAGCAGAGGAAGTTCCTCTATAACGCTCCCCTTCACCTGAGGCATAAAATCATGAGCGCGACCCTCAGCAAGGAGCTCAGGCAGAAGTACGGCGTGAGGAACCTCCCCATAAGGAAGGGGGACAAGGTCAGGATAATGAGGGGGGACTTCAGGGGGCACGAGGGTAAGGTCGTCGAGGTTGACCTCAAGCGCTACAGGATTTACGTTGAGGGTGCCACCATAAGGAAGACCAACGGAACAGAGGTCTTTTACCCGATACACCCCTCCAATGTCATGATAATCGAGCTTAACCTCGAGGATGATAGGAGGAAGAAAATAATTGAGAGGAGGGCTGGTTGATGGCGAGAAAGGGCCCAAAGAGGCATCTTAAGAGGCTTGCCGCTCCAACTTCCTGGTATATAGAGAGGAAGGCCTACAAATGGGCCGTCAGGCCGAGGCCCGGACCGCACAGCATGAAGACCTCCATACCGCTCCTCTACATCGTCAGGGACTACCTCGGCTACGCGAAAACGGCAAGGGAGGCTAGGAAGATACTCAACGAGGGCAAGATACTCGTTGATGGCAAGGTCAGGAAAGACTACAAGTTCCCGGTTGGCATAATGGACGTGGTCTCTATTCCAGAGACCGGCGAGCACTATAGGGTTTTGCCCAACAGGATAGGCAAGCTAATCCTCCATCCGATAAGCGAGGAGGAGGCTAAGATAAAGCCCTTCCGCATCAGGAACAAGCGCATGGTCAAGGGAGGTAACCTCCAGCTCAACCTTCACGATGGCAGCAACCACCTGATAAGGCTCAGCTCTCTCACCGACGAGACTAAGGACCGCTACCACACTTCGGACACCCTGATAATGCGTGTCCCCGAGAGGGAGATAATCGAGGTGCTTCCCTTCGAGGTCGGGGCATACGTCTTCGTCACCCAGGGTAAGAACGTTGCAAGGAAGGGCAGGATAGTCGAGATAAGGCACTTCCCAATGGGCTGGCCGGACGTCGTGACGATAGAGGATGAGGAGGGCGAGCTCTTCGACACACTCAAGGAGTACGCCTTTGTCGTGGGCAAAGATAGCCCGAGGATATCGCTGCCGTGAGGTGATAGCAATGGCGGTTACCATACCTAACAGGGAAGCCATCCTCGCGGACTGGGAAGCTCACCCTATGAGGAGGCCAAGGATTCAGAAGGTGACCATAAACATCGGCGTGGGCGAGAGCGGTGAAAGACTTACAAAGGCCGAGATAATGCTCCAGCAACTCACCGGCCAGAAGCCCATAAGGAGGAAGGCCAAGAAGACTAACAGGGACTTTGGAATCAGGAGGGGTGAGCCCATAGCCGTTAAGGTTACCCTCCGCGGTCCGAAGGCTTACGAGATGCTCCGAAGGCTTCTGGCAGCGGTTGACAATAGGCTTAAGGCCAGCAGCTTCGATGAGCACGGTAACGTCTGCTTCGGAATCGAGGAGCATATAAACATCCCGGGCGTTGAGTACGACCCTGAAATAGGTATCTTCGGTATGGACGTCTGCGTAACCCTCGAGAGGCCCGGCTTCAGGGTCGCGAGAAGGAAGAGGAAGAGGGCTAAGATACCCACAAGGCACAAGCTGACGAAGGAGGAGGGTATGCTTTACCTTATGGAGGAATTCGGCGTTGAGATTGTGGAGGGATGATGCATGGCGAAGGCTGACTACAACAAGAGGAAGCCGAGGAAGTTTGGTAAGGGTGCGAGAAGGTGCATTCGCTGCGGGCAGTACGGGCCCATAATCAGGATATATGGTCTGATGCTCTGCAGGCACTGCTTTAGAGAGGTAGCGCCCAAGCTTGGCTTCAGAAAGTATGAGTGAGGTGAGGAGACATGACGCTGCTCGATCCGCTTGCTAACGCTCTCTCTCACATAACCAATAGCGAGAGGGTCGGGAAGAAGGAAGTCTACATAAAGCCAGCCTCAAAGCTTATAGGCGAGGTCCTCAGGGTCATGCAGGAGAACGGCTACATCGGTGAGTTCGAGTTCATAGACGACGGAAGGGCCGGCATCTATAGGGTTCAGCTGCTCGGCAGGATAAACAAGGCCGGTGCTATAAAGCCCCGCTTCCCTGTGAAGGTCACCGAGTTTGAGAAGTGGGAGAAGAGGTTCCTTCCAGCCTTCGAGTTCGGAATCCTCATAGTCTCGACCTCCCAGGGAGTTATGAGCCACAAGGAAGCCAGAGAGAAGGGTATTGGCGGAAGGCTGATAGCCTACGTCTACTGAGGTGAGAGTGATGCCAGTTGATGCGTGGATTAGGGAAGAGATAGAGATTCCGGAGGGCGTTGAGGTCATCGTTGAGGGGAGCACCGTCACGGTCAAAGGACCGAAGGGCGAGCTGAAGAGGGACTTCAGCTATCCGGGCGTCAAGATATTCACCGAGGACGGTAAGGTAGTCATATACAAGGAGTTCCCTAGGAGGAAGGACGTGGCTGTGGTCGGCACCTTCAGGGCTCACATCACCAACATGATCAAGGGCGTCACCGAGGGCTTCGTCTACAAGCTGAAGGTCGTTTACAGCCACTTCCCGATAACCGTCAAGGTTCAGGGAGATGAGGTTATAATCGAGAACTTCCTTGGTGAGAAGGCCCCGAGAAAGGCTAAAATCCTCCCAGGCGTTACCGTGAAGGTCAAGGGGCAGGAGATAACCGTCGAGGGCATAGACAAGGAGGCCGTGGGTCAGACCGCGGCAAATATTGAACAAGCTACAAGGATAACCAAGTGGGATAGGCGTGTCTTCCAAGACGGTATATACATCGTCGAAAAGGCGGGCAAGCCGATAAAGTTCTGAGGTGAGATAGATGGACGAGAAGGCGAGGCTCCTGAGGGTTAGGGCAAAGCTCAAGAGGAAGAAGCCACGCTTCCTTAGGCAGGAGTGGTGGCGCTATCCCAAGTTCAAGAACGACCCGAAGTGGCGCAGGCCCAAGGGTATTGACAGCAAGATGAGGCTCAAGAAGAAGGGCAAGCCGCGCTCTCCGAGCATTGGGTGGAGCTCTCCCCGTCTTGTAAGGGGTCTCCACCCGAGCGGTTACGAGGAGGTCCTCGTTCATAACGTCAAGGAGCTCGAGAAGCTCGACCCGGCGAGGCAGGCCGCGAGGATAGCTCACACCGTGGGAAGGAAGAAGAGGCTTGCCATACTTGAGAGGGCCAAGGAGCTCGGGATAAAAGTGCTTAACCCAAGGGTGTGAGGTGGTATTATGAGCACGCTCAGGATGCAAAGGAGAATCGCCGCTGACATACTCAAGTGCGGCGAGAACAGGATTTGGATAGACCCGGAGAGAATTGATGACGTTGCGGCCGCTATAACTAGGGAGGACATAAGGAGGCTCATAAAGGAGGGCATCATTAAGAAGAAGCCTGTTAAGGGTCAGAGCAGGTACAGGGCCAGGATAAGGCACGAGCAGAAGAAGAAGGGACGCCATCGCGGACCTGGAAGCAGGAAGGGTAAGAAGACAGCTAGGATGGGCAAGAAGGAGCGCTGGATAATGACCATACGGGCACTCAGAAAGGAGCTCAGAAAGCTCAAGGCCGAGAAGAAGATAGACGCCCACACCTACAGGATGCTCTACATCAGGGCTAAGGGCGGCCAGTTCAAGAGCAAGCACCAGCTCTACCTGTTCCTTGAGGAGAGGGGCATACTTAAGAGGTGATAGCGATGGCCCATGGACCTAGGTATAGGGTTCCCTTCAGGAGAAGGAGGGAAGGTAAGACCAATTACAGGAAGAGGCTCGCCCTCCTAAAGTCCGGCAAGCCAAGGCTCGTCGTGAGGAAGAGCCTCAACCACCACATAGCCCAGATAATCGTCTACGATCCCAAGGGAGATAGGACATTGGTTTCGGCGCACACGAGGGAGCTCATTAGAGACTTCGGCTGGAAGGGCCACTGCGGCAACACACCCTCGGCTTACCTCCTTGGCCTGCTCATAGGCTACAAGGCCAAGAAGGCCGGTATTGAAGAGGCAATCCTCGACATAGGTCTCCATCCGCCCGTAAGAGGTTCCAGTGTCTTCGCAGTGCTCAAGGGTGCCGTCGATGCAGGCCTCAACGTTCCACACAGCCCCGAGATATTCCCGGACGATTACAGGATTAAGGGCGAGCACATAGCGGAATACGCGAGGATGCTCAAGGAACAGGACGAGGAGATGTTTAGGAGGCAGTTCGGGGGCTACCTCGCAAAGGGGCTCGACCCCGAGAAGCTCCCCGAGCACTTTGAGGAGGTCAAGGCGAGAATAATTGAGAAGTTTGAGGGTGAGGGGGCGAGAGAATGAGTCAGGAGTGGAGGGAGTACGCTAAGAGGGTTCTCGACGAGTGGCAGCCCAAGACGAAGCTTGGTATGCTCGTTAAGGAGGGCCAGATAACTGACATCCACGAGATATTCCGCAGGGGCTACCAGATAAAGGAGCCCGAGATTATCGACGTCCTCCTACCCGAGGTTAACGCTAGGGAAAACCAGGAGGTTCTTGACATAACCCTTACCGTCAGGATGACTGACAGCGGTAGGAGGGTTAGGTTCAGGGTTTTGGCGGCGGTCGGCAACAGGGACGGCTATGTTGGCTTGGGAATAGGGCACGGCAGAGAAGTAGGAATAGCCATCAGGAAGGCCATTAACTACGCCAAGCTCAACATCATCGAAATAAAGCGCGGTTGCGGTTCCTGGGAGTGCAGGTGCAGGAGGCCTCACTCCGTGCCCTTCACAGTCGAGGGCAAGGAGGGAAGCGTCCGCGTCAAGCTCATCCCTGGACCGCGTGGTCTTGGCCTGGTCATAGGTGACGTTGGCAAGAAGATCCTTAGGCTTGCCGGTATTCAGGACGTCTGGTCTCAGACCCTCGGTGAGACAAGGACCACAGTCAACTTTGCCAAGGCAGTCTTCGACGCCCTCTACAACACCAACCGCGTTGCCATAAGCCCCGAGATGATAGAGCGCTACGGCATAGTCGTTGGAAGGGCCATGCCCGCTACCTTCAGCCTCGAGTGAGGTGAGCAGCGATGGCAAAGCTCGCCGTAATAAGGATTAGGGGTAGGGTCAACGTTAGGAGGCCTATCAGGGACACCCTTGCAATGCTCAGGCTCCACAGAGTCAACCACTGCGTTATCGTGGACGACACTCCCAGCTATCTCGGCATGCTCCAGAAGGCTAAGGATTACATCACTTGGGGCGAGATTAACAAGGAAACCCTTGCCAAGCTCATAAGGAAGAGAGGCAAGCTAATCGGCAACAAGCCCGTCACAGATGAGTACGTTCAGGAGAAGCTTGGTATGACCATCGAAGAGTTCGCCGAAAAGGTCATCAGGGGTGAGATGAGCCTCAAGGACCTGCCGAACCTCAAGCCTGTCTTCAGGCTCCACCCGCCCAGGGGCGGCTTCAGGGGCAGCAAAAAGCGCTCTTTTAAGGAGGGTGGGGCCCTCGGTTACAGGGGCGAGAAGATAAATGACTTGATTGAGAGAATGCTCTGAGGTGGCGAGACATGATTAGAAGGAGGAAGAAGGTCCGCAAAATGAGGGGCAGTCACACTCACGGATGGGGTTGCAAGAAGAAGCACAGAGGTGGCGGAAGCAAGGGTGGCCGCGGCATGGCCGGAACTGGCAAGAGAAACAAAACCAAGTGGACTTGGACGATCAAGTACGCCCCCGACCACCTCGGTAAGAGGGGATTCACAAGGCCCCCCGAGGTTCAGAGAGACGTGAAGGTTGTCAACCTTAAGTTCATCGACGAGCACCTTGAGGAGCTTATGCAGATGGGCATAGCCTACGAGGAAGAGGGAAGGATAGTCGTTGACACCACCCAGTTTGCCGACAAGGTGCTTGGAACCGGAAGGCTCACAAGGCCCCTCGTCATAAAGGCTAAGGCCTTCTCCCCTAAGGCCGAGGAGAAGATAAGGGCGGCCGGGGGAGAGGCCGTTCTTGCCTGATTCTTTTTTCACAAACATTCAAGGGTGTTGAGAAATGGGGGCAAGAGATGTAGTCTACGCGCTTGAAAAATGGTTTCCAGAGGTCGAGCGGCCGAAGAAGCACGTTCCTCTCAGGGAGAAGTTCGTGTGGACTGGGCTGGCCCTGCTGCTCTACTATGTGCTCTCTGAAATTCCCCTGTACGGCATCCCTGAGCGAATTCAAGATTACTTCCAGTTCCTGAGGGTAGTCCTTGCAGGTAGGAACGGTTCCCTTCTCACGTTGGGTATAGGTCCTATAGTTACCGCAGGTATTATCCTCCAGCTCCTTGTGGGTTCCGAGATACTCAAGCTCGACCTTGCGAACCCGGAGGACAGGCGGTTTTATCAGGCCCTTCAGAGGGTATTTTCAGTATTCATGTGCTTCTTCGAGGCGGCAGTATGGGTGCTTGGAGGGGCCTTCGGTAGGGTGGGCATTGATATAACCCATGCAATAGCCGTCCTGCTCATCCTCCAGCTCGCTATGGGTGGAATCCTCCTGATAATCCTCGATGAGCTTGTAAGCAAGTGGGGCATAGGTAGCGGTATAAGCCTCTTCATAGCGGCTGGAGTTTCGCAGACGATACTCACTAGGAGCCTCAACCCCCTCACAGATCCTAACATAGTTGATCCTCTCACAGGGGAGCCCGCCATAGTTGGTGCCATACCCTACTTCATCCAGCACATCCTCAAGGGTGACCTGTGGGGAGGCTTCTACAGAGGAGGTAGCGCCCCTGACATGATAGCCGTGATAGCCACGGTAATCGTGTTCCTCATAGTCGTATACTTCGAGAGCATGCGCGTCGAGATACCCCTCAGCTATGGCCGCGTAACGGTTAGGGGCCGCTATCCCATAAGGTTCCTCTACGTCAGCAACATACCAATAATCCTCACCTTCGCTCTCTATGCAAATATCCAGCTCTGGGCCAGGTTACTGGACAGGTTTGGCCACCCGTGGCTTGGAACCTTCGACCCAACTACTGGCAATCCTATTAGCGGTCCGGTCCTCTATGTTATACCGCCAAGAAGCATCTTCACGGTAATTGATAACCCCGTGAGGGCCATCGTTTACCTCCTGCTCACCGTGGGCTTCAGCCTGCTCTTCGGCTTCCTATGGGTTGAGCTGACAGGCCTCGACGCTAGAAGCATAGCCAGGCAACTTCAGAGGGCCGGCCTTCAGATACCCGGCTTTAGGAGGGATCCAAGGATACTGGAAAGGGTGCTCCAGAGGTACATACCTTACGTGACTTTCTGGGGCTCGCTCACGGTAGCCCTCATATCTGTGCTCGCGGACTTCCTCGGCGCACTGGGAACGGGAACAGGAATACTGCTGACGGTTGGCATCCTCTACAGGTTCTACGAGGAGATAGCAAGGGAACAGGTCAGCGAAATGTTCCCGGTCCTGAGAAGGTTCTTCGGTTCCTGACTTTCTTCCCTCCACAACAATTTTAAGCGGCTTTTCTCTCTTAGAATGGGGGTGAGGCATGCCCTTCGTCGTAATAATCACAGGCATTCCAGGAGTTGGCAAGAGCACTATAACGAGACTCGCCCTCAAGAAGACGAGGGCAAAGTTCAAGCTCATAAACTTTGGGGACGTTATGTTTGAGGAGGCTGTCAAGGCAGGTCTCGTCAAGCACAGGGACGAGATGAGGAGGCTCCCACTCGAGGTTCAAAGAGAGCTCCAGCATAGGGCTGCGGAAAAGATAGCTGAGATGGCCAAAAAAGAGCCAATTCTTCTCGACACGCACGCCACGATAAAGACACCGCATGGCTACCTCCTTGGTCTACCCTACGATGTCATCAGGACACTGAATCCTAACTTTATCGTCATAATCGAAGCCACTCCGGCCGAGATACTTGGCAGGAGGCTGAGGGATCTCAAAAGGGACAGGGATGTCGAGACTGAGGAGCAGATACAGAGGCACCAAGATTTAAATAGAGCTGCAGCAATAGCCTACGCGATGCACTCGAATGCCCTGATAAAGATTATTGAAAACCATGAGGATAAAGGCCTGGAGGAGGCCGTAAACGAGCTCGTAAAAATACTCGACTTGGCGGTGAAGGAGTATGCTTGAGGGAATATATGCCGCGCTGGATGAGCTCTTTGGGCCGCTTGTGATGAACACCCATCCCATGCTGGTCGTCACAGTAGCTGGCATAATCCTCGGTGCCTTCTTCGTGTTGCTCAACTACTTCCTCGTTGACCAAGAGAAAGTCAAAAGACTCCAGAAGATGAGCATGGAGTTTCAGAAGGAGTTCAGAGAGGCAAGGGAAAAAGGGGATGAGAAGAAACTGAGAAAGCTTCAGCAGAAGCAGCTTGAGCTCATAAAGTTGCAGAACGAGGTCATGAAGGATGCCTTCTTCAAGCCAATGCTCATAACTTGGCCGATAATCATAGTATTCTGGGGCTGGCTAAGGCGCTGGTACTTTGAGGTGGCCATAGTCAAGTACCCCTTCAACTTCTTCCTGTTCGACATCTTCCATAAGATTTATCACTCGGCCCTGCAGGCAGATGAGCTCGGATACCTCGGCTGGTACTTCCTGACCTCCTACGTGGTCGGTTCCGTGCTGAGGAAGTTCCTGGACATGGCTTAGCCTATCTGGAACGCACTTTTTCTTAATTCTCCCCTTTCAAAGCGCCTTGGGTCAAACCACTCCCAATCAAGGGGAACCTTGGAACGACCTTTTACGATGAGCTCCGCCATTGCTTGACCAACCGCCGGTGCCATCATGAAGCCATGTCCGGAAAAGCCGGCCGCGATGTAGAATCCTTCGGCGAGCTTCCCTATCGCGGGATTATTGTCTGGGGTCTTGGCGTAGTGTCCGGCCCATTGCCTGACGACGTGCACGTGCTTGAGGGCTGGCACTATCCTCACGACCCACTTCAAGACCTCCCTGGCGAACTCGTAGGTTGGGGTAAAGTCGTCGGGCGAGGATGGGTACTCTAGACCTGTTCCGCACATGACACCTCCATCCTCGCCGTCCTGAATCACGTAGCTGTCGTTCCAGCTTGGAGGGCAGACGAGGGGCTCTATC belongs to Pyrococcus yayanosii CH1 and includes:
- a CDS encoding 30S ribosomal protein S8; its protein translation is MTLLDPLANALSHITNSERVGKKEVYIKPASKLIGEVLRVMQENGYIGEFEFIDDGRAGIYRVQLLGRINKAGAIKPRFPVKVTEFEKWEKRFLPAFEFGILIVSTSQGVMSHKEAREKGIGGRLIAYVY
- a CDS encoding ribonuclease P protein component 1, with amino-acid sequence MRRNSKERKNRASGRPQRQGQEVAGRTWIFRGAHRGRVTRRNIIWHELIGLKARIVKATHPGYLGIEGYVIDETRNTLVIAGKKIWVVPKDVVEIEFELEDGAKIKIPGRELVGRPEMRLKKRWRR
- a CDS encoding 50S ribosomal protein L19e; its protein translation is MSTLRMQRRIAADILKCGENRIWIDPERIDDVAAAITREDIRRLIKEGIIKKKPVKGQSRYRARIRHEQKKKGRHRGPGSRKGKKTARMGKKERWIMTIRALRKELRKLKAEKKIDAHTYRMLYIRAKGGQFKSKHQLYLFLEERGILKR
- the rpsS gene encoding 30S ribosomal protein S19; its protein translation is MARREFRYRGYTLEQLMNMSLEELAKLLPARQRRSLKRGLTPEQKKLLRKIRLAKKGKYNKPIRTHCRDMIVLPEMVGLTIYVHNGKDFVPVEIKPEMIGHYLGEFALTRKPVKHGAPGIGATRSSMFVAVK
- a CDS encoding 50S ribosomal protein L18; protein product: MAHGPRYRVPFRRRREGKTNYRKRLALLKSGKPRLVVRKSLNHHIAQIIVYDPKGDRTLVSAHTRELIRDFGWKGHCGNTPSAYLLGLLIGYKAKKAGIEEAILDIGLHPPVRGSSVFAVLKGAVDAGLNVPHSPEIFPDDYRIKGEHIAEYARMLKEQDEEMFRRQFGGYLAKGLDPEKLPEHFEEVKARIIEKFEGEGARE
- the rpmC gene encoding 50S ribosomal protein L29, which produces MKPSEIREMSIEEIDQKIRELRLQLAKERGMLTMGTSLENPMVIRNLRRDIARLLTIKREKLRERAKK
- the rplV gene encoding 50S ribosomal protein L22, with amino-acid sequence MGKRFGYSFQNFDPERMARASGRDLRISPKFAVEVCREIRGMMLNDAIRYLDEVIALKRPVPLRRYNDSQGHKPGKGFGPGRYPVKVAKAIKKVLLNAKNNAEQKGLDPDRLRIIHIAAHKGPVLRGWYPRAFGRATPFNEQTTHIEVVVEEVRR
- a CDS encoding 30S ribosomal protein S14 — protein: MAKADYNKRKPRKFGKGARRCIRCGQYGPIIRIYGLMLCRHCFREVAPKLGFRKYE
- a CDS encoding 50S ribosomal protein L32e, which produces MDEKARLLRVRAKLKRKKPRFLRQEWWRYPKFKNDPKWRRPKGIDSKMRLKKKGKPRSPSIGWSSPRLVRGLHPSGYEEVLVHNVKELEKLDPARQAARIAHTVGRKKRLAILERAKELGIKVLNPRV
- a CDS encoding 50S ribosomal protein L14, with translation MAKKGAGATRGVSPVRPTRAIPVGAYLTVADNSGAKVIQVIGVVEYHGTRRRLASAGVGDMVVATVKKGRPDMRHQVVRAVIIRQRKEYRRLDGMRVKFEDNAAVIVTPEGVPRGTEIRGPVAREAAEKWVRIGSIASIVI
- a CDS encoding 30S ribosomal protein S4e; protein product: MARKGPKRHLKRLAAPTSWYIERKAYKWAVRPRPGPHSMKTSIPLLYIVRDYLGYAKTAREARKILNEGKILVDGKVRKDYKFPVGIMDVVSIPETGEHYRVLPNRIGKLILHPISEEEAKIKPFRIRNKRMVKGGNLQLNLHDGSNHLIRLSSLTDETKDRYHTSDTLIMRVPEREIIEVLPFEVGAYVFVTQGKNVARKGRIVEIRHFPMGWPDVVTIEDEEGELFDTLKEYAFVVGKDSPRISLP
- the rpsE gene encoding 30S ribosomal protein S5, with protein sequence MSQEWREYAKRVLDEWQPKTKLGMLVKEGQITDIHEIFRRGYQIKEPEIIDVLLPEVNARENQEVLDITLTVRMTDSGRRVRFRVLAAVGNRDGYVGLGIGHGREVGIAIRKAINYAKLNIIEIKRGCGSWECRCRRPHSVPFTVEGKEGSVRVKLIPGPRGLGLVIGDVGKKILRLAGIQDVWSQTLGETRTTVNFAKAVFDALYNTNRVAISPEMIERYGIVVGRAMPATFSLE
- the rpsC gene encoding 30S ribosomal protein S3, encoding MAIERYFIREAVREMLIDEYLEKELRRAGYGGLDIKKTPLGTKVIIFAANPGYVIGRGGRRIRELTRVLERQFGLENPQIEVEEIKNPYLNAKVQAVRLAQALERGIHFRRAAYAAMRAIMNNGARGVEIRLSGKLTGERAKSVRFYQGYLAKVGNPAETLVSKGYAQALLKLGVIGVKVAIMPPEARLPDEIEIIEKPVEEEVSTNEAE
- a CDS encoding 50S ribosomal protein L5 encodes the protein MAVTIPNREAILADWEAHPMRRPRIQKVTINIGVGESGERLTKAEIMLQQLTGQKPIRRKAKKTNRDFGIRRGEPIAVKVTLRGPKAYEMLRRLLAAVDNRLKASSFDEHGNVCFGIEEHINIPGVEYDPEIGIFGMDVCVTLERPGFRVARRKRKRAKIPTRHKLTKEEGMLYLMEEFGVEIVEG
- a CDS encoding 30S ribosomal protein S17 — its product is MRDIGLRVQPPAEKCDDPKCPWHGHLKVHGRVFEGIVVSDKPRKTVTVERQYYHYLKKYERYELRRSKIHAHNPPCINAKVGDRVLIAETRPLSKTKHFVVVAILEKAEERAGR
- the yciH gene encoding stress response translation initiation inhibitor YciH, with protein sequence MVPRIVNPLDEMLFKEVLKEQQRIRVYVERARYGKLKTIIEGIDEKEFDLEEIAKKLKAKLACGGTAKKGRIELQGDHRDKVKKLLAELGFSEELIEVE
- a CDS encoding 50S ribosomal protein L30, whose amino-acid sequence is MAKLAVIRIRGRVNVRRPIRDTLAMLRLHRVNHCVIVDDTPSYLGMLQKAKDYITWGEINKETLAKLIRKRGKLIGNKPVTDEYVQEKLGMTIEEFAEKVIRGEMSLKDLPNLKPVFRLHPPRGGFRGSKKRSFKEGGALGYRGEKINDLIERML
- a CDS encoding 50S ribosomal protein L6; the protein is MPVDAWIREEIEIPEGVEVIVEGSTVTVKGPKGELKRDFSYPGVKIFTEDGKVVIYKEFPRRKDVAVVGTFRAHITNMIKGVTEGFVYKLKVVYSHFPITVKVQGDEVIIENFLGEKAPRKAKILPGVTVKVKGQEITVEGIDKEAVGQTAANIEQATRITKWDRRVFQDGIYIVEKAGKPIKF
- the rplX gene encoding 50S ribosomal protein L24, with product MRLNSKQPRKQRKFLYNAPLHLRHKIMSATLSKELRQKYGVRNLPIRKGDKVRIMRGDFRGHEGKVVEVDLKRYRIYVEGATIRKTNGTEVFYPIHPSNVMIIELNLEDDRRKKIIERRAG